One Ochotona princeps isolate mOchPri1 chromosome 7, mOchPri1.hap1, whole genome shotgun sequence genomic window carries:
- the GAR1 gene encoding H/ACA ribonucleoprotein complex subunit 1, with product MSFRGGGRGGFNRGGGGGGFNRGGGNSHFRGGGGGFRGGGGRGGFGRGGGRGGFNKGQDQGPPEHVVILGEFMHPCEDDIVCKCTTDENKVPYFNAPVYLENKEQIGKVDEIFGQLRDFYFSVKLSENMKASSFKKLQKFYIDPYKLLPLQRFLPRPPGEKGPPRGGGRGGAGGGGRGGGGRGGRGGGRGGGFRGGRGGGGGGFRGRGGGGFRAQKVSTLLLILRNKRIAYYMFRFPGGDVKKENFGSPLPA from the exons ATGTCTTTCCGAGGCGGAGGTCGTGGAGGCTTTAATCGGGGTGGTGGGGGTGGCGGTTTCAACCGTGGCGGCGGCAACAGCCATTTCCGAGGCGGAGGAGGCGGCTTCCGAGGCGGCGGCGGCAGAGGAGGATTCGGACGAGGGGGTGGCCGTGGGGGCTTTAACAAGGGCCAGGACCAAGGACCTCCGGAACACGTAGTCA TATTAGGAGAGTTCATGCACCCTTGTGAAGATGACATAGTTTGTAAATGCACCACAGATGAAAATAAAGTGCCTTATTTCAATGCTCCTGTgtatttagaaaacaaagaacaaattgGAAAAGTGGATGAAATATTTGGACAACTTAGAGATTTT TATTTTTCAGTTAAGTTGTCAGAGAACATGAAGGCGTCTTCCTTTAAAAAACTACAGAAG TTTTACATAGATCCCTATAAGCTGCTGCCGCTGCAGAGGTTCCTGCCGCGGCCCCCCGGGGAGAAAGGCCCTCCCAGAGGCGGAGGCCGGGGCGGCGCTGGAGGAGGCGGCAGAGGCGGAGGGGGCCGAGGGGGCCGAGGGGGCGGCCGAGGCG GTGGCTTCAGAGGTGGACGGGGCGGCGGAGGTGGGGGCTTCCGAGGAAGAGGGGGCGGTGGTTTCCGAG cacagaaGGTGTCTACATTGCTACTCATCTTAAGGAATAAGCGGATTGCCTACTACATGTTCAGATTCCCGGGTGGGGATGTTAAAAAGGAAAACTTTGGGTCACCATTGCCAGCGTAG